Part of the Ignavibacterium album JCM 16511 genome, TGTATTTTGTAATGTTTTCCATAATCTGTCGTTCGTGTGTCATATATCCTTTAACTGTTTCAATGAGATTTGGAATTAAATCGTGTCTTCTTTTAAGCTGAACATCAATTTGTGCCCAGGCATTTTTAACCTGATTTCTCAAACGAATAAGTGCATTATAAATTGATACGAAGAAAAAAATAATGAGAACAATTAAGACTAGGAAAATGATGAAGTAAATCATTCTGCCTCCTGGCTTTTGTTGTATGAAAACATGTCTTTTAATAAAGAAAGAATTTTTTCAGATGAAGAATTAGATTTTATCGTTAAAACTTTTTCAAGTTCTCCCTTGTCGAACCAAATACCATGATTTTGAGGACATCTATCCAAAATCAAATCAGTCTTACTAAATTGTGTTTTTATCATTCGCTTTCTGCAAATCGGGCACTTGTAAGATTTTTCTTTTGAAGAAGTGGTTTGCTGAAAAAGCTTTTGTAATTCACTATCCGATTTATCAATCGAATAAAGCAATTCAAGTTCACCTTCATCAAGCCATATTCCAGAACAGTTCGGACAAAAGTCAATCTCGACTTTGTTCAGTTCAAGTATAATCATTGGTTCTTTGCAAAAAGGACAATTCATAAACTTTAAAATTGTTTTATTAAATATTGTATTTTTTAAATTCATATAAAATCATTGAATGTCACCTTTTTCTAATCCGTAACACTTATTGTTCAGAACTAACAATTAAAAATAAATTAAAGGAGTCACTTATGTTACGAATAACTTTATCGGCAGTATTAATCTTAACTGTCTTTGCTTTTTCCGCTTGCAATGACAATTCTTCTACAGCGCCTGATTTGGGTAGTAGTAATCAATCTTCTGTTTTACAGAAGACCTCTGATATGACAAAGTCTAATGGACAGGTTTCTGTTTTATCAACAACACAAATAAACAATGGTGCTCACTGGGAAGTGAAAGTTGATATGCCCGGTGATGGAGGAATAGTAAAGTTCGAGTATTTTGTAAGCAACAATGAATTAAAAGAAATTAAAGGATTAACACCATCCTTTAACTACGAAGTTGAACCCGGTAACAGCTTAATTAATTATTCAGCAGCTAAGCAAATTGCACTTAATGCGGTAAGCGGTGGTATTGTTGAATGGAAACTTGAGTTTGATTTAAGCGACAATATGTGGCAATACAGATTCAGGATTTCTTCAGGCAAAGAATGGGAAGTAAGAATAAATGCAACTAACGGAAATGTAATAAGAATTAAAAGCTAATAAGTCTCAAATAGAAATGTCATTCTAATTGAATCTGGTATATTTCAGTATTCAAAAGTAGAGTGACATTATTCTTTTCTCTAATCCAACCTGATACTTTCTTTATTTATTTTTGGTCATCACTTTTTAAGGTTTAAATTATGACGACAAAAAATTTTAAGAATGAAATAAAACTTCTCGATCAGATTTACGAAGATATGATCGAAGCAACACACAGCGAACCTGATTTGAACGACATTGAATCAATGCGTTTGTTCATTGAAAATTCATTCAGGATATTTAATCGCACAATCTTCAGAATTGTTGAGGTAAAAAACGCTTTATCTGAAAATGAAAAACCTGATTCATCAACCTGGAATCCGCCGGCGTGAGGTTTTGATATTACATAAATTATAAATTAAATTATGAAAGAAATTTTATTGTTTATATAAAACTATTAATACTCAACAATACATAGAAAGTTAATTATATTGATAATCCTTAATTTAAGTTATGATTAAGCTAGATAAATACAGAAAAGAAGAAAAAGAATCGGCCAAAATAAAAGATCTTTTTTACGAATATAATTTAGGGGCTAAACCCTTTTTGAAATGGGCTGGCGGAAAAAGTCAATTGTTGGAGAAGTTTAGAGAACTATATCCTTTTGAACTCAAAGTCGGAATTATCAAAAATTATTATGAGCCATTTTTAGGCAGCGGTGCAGTATTTTTTCATATTGTGCAAAATTTCAGAATTGAAAATGCTTTTTTGTATGATATAAATGAGGAACTGATAATTACTTATAAAGTCATTCAAAGGGATATCAATAGATTACTGGATTATCTTTATGACTATCAAAAAGTATACTACAGATTAAATAAAAAGAAGAAGCAAGAATTTTATTATGAGCAACGAACTAATTATAACTTACAAAGATTTAATATCAATTATAAAAGTTACTCTGAAAATTGGGTCCCAAGGGCAGCACAATTGATATTTTTGAATAGGACTTGTTATAATGGACTCTATCGTGTTAATTCAAAAGGAGAGTTTAATTCACCCGCAGGAGATTATGATAATCCAAAAATCTGTGATGAGGAAAATTTACTACTAGTTCACAAAGTTCTTCAACTTGCTACAATTAAAGCCTGTGATTTCAAAGAAATTAAGAATGATCTTTCAGACCATTCCTTTATTTATTTTGATCCACCTTATAGGCCATTAAACACAACTTCAAATTTTAACTCCTATAGTCATCATAATTTTTCTGATGATGAACAAAAAGAATTAGCTAAAGTATTTAAGGCCCTTCATAAGGATGGTCATAAATTGATGCTAAGTAATTCGGATCCAAAAAATGTAGATCCGAATGATAATTTTTTTGATAAGCTTTATGAGGGTTTTAATATTCATAGGATACAAGCAAAAAGAATGATTAATTCTATTGCAACTAAAAGAGGTGAAATCAGCGAACTCGTTATCACCAACTATTCTAATTATTTATGGGAAAAGGACAAAAAGGCAACATTACAGGTAATCAACTAGAAGCTGCTGTTAAAACAGTGCTATCTGGTAAAGGATTTGAAATTGTAAAATATCGTGAGTGGGCAAAATCACCTTCCAACTTTGGGAATGAATTATTACTTACCAACGTTCCTTACACAACAATTTATAAACACAAAGGGAACACTGAATTTCTTTTGATTTCAAAAAAATATAATTGCACCATTAGGATTGAGTGTAAATGGCAACAAACAAGTGGATCGGTTGATGAAAAACTTCCTTACTTATATCTTAATGTAATTGAAGCTATGCCTGAAGGTAAAATATTAATTTTAATAGATGGCAAGGGGTGGAAAGAAGGAGCTATCAAGTGGCTCAAAGAATCAGTTGAGCAAAAGAGATATACAAAAGAAGATAGTAAGAAAAAAGATATTCTTGTTTTCAATCTTACTGATTTCTTTACTTGGGCTAATAAAACTTTTCTATAAAAAATCGATACCATTACTCTTTTTATTTCACAATTAACATTTATCTGCATCACATCAATTTTTGCTTTAACTGATTTCTGTTAAAAATTACAAGTGAGCTTTGAAGCTTATTTTGTAATTTTGTGCAACAAATTTTTCGAAACCGGAGAGCATTTATGAGTTCTGAAATTAAACTTGAAGAAAAATTAAATCTTAAAAAAGATTTCCCCGTCCCTTCTTTTGATGAATGGAAAAAACAGGTTGAAGCTGACATTAAAGGTGAATCTTTCGAAAAGAAATTAATTACAAAAACTTACGAAGGCATTGAACTTAAACCGATTTACACTTCTGACGATATTAAAAACATTCCTTTCCTTAACAACTATCCCGGTTTTGAAAACTTTGTTCGGGGAACTAAAGCTTCAGGTTATCATTCTTCTGAGTGGGAAATTGCTCAGGAATATTCTTATGCTTTGCCGGAAGAATTAAATGAAACCCTTCGTTACGATTTGCAGCGAGGTCTTAATAGTATTAACATCAATTTAGATTTGCCAACTCAACTTGGAATCGATGCCGATCAATCAAAGCCCGGCGAAGTTGGAAAAGGTGGTCTTTCCATTTCCGGTATCAGAAAAATGCAGGTGCTGTTTGATAATATTGATTTAACTGAGCATCCGATTCATATAAATGCAGGATTCTCCGCTTTGCCTTTTACATTATTGTTTGCAGCATTCACGAGAGAATTACGTTTAAGTCTGATGAATCTTAAAGGTTCAATTACATCAGACCCTTATGATTTTCTTTTAAAGCAAGGTTATCTTCCTTATTCACTAAAACAGATTTTTGATGAAATAAAATTTTCAACTCAACTAATGATTCGCTCCAACTCACCTATCAGAACGATTGGCGTGAGTGGATTAAACTATAATAATGCTGGTGCCAATGCCGTTCAGGAGCTTGCATTTGCTTTTGCTACTGCAGTTGAATATCTGGAAGAAATGTTAAACCGCGGTCTTGCAATAGAAGAGGTTGTCAAAAGATTTAAATTCACCTTTGGAATAAGCTCATTCTATTTTATGGAAATTGCAAAATTCAGAGCAGCAAGAATTTTATGGAATAATATTCTTAAACAATACAATGTATCAGAAGAGAATAGAAAAATTTATATACACGGAAAAACATCACAGTATAACCAAACAATAATTGATCCTTATGTTAATATGCTTCGCACTACAACTGAAGCATTTTCTGCGGTTGTTGGTGGAGTTGATGCTCTTACAACAAATCCTTTTGATGAAGTATTCGATGTTCCGGATCAGTTTTCAAGACGAATTTCTCGTAACACTCAGATAATTCTTAAAGAAGAATCTCATCTTGATCAGGTAATTGATCCTGCTGCCGGTTCGTTCTTTGTTGAAGCACTCACTGCTCAACTCGCAGAGTCTGCATGGAAACTTTTCCAGCAAATAGATGAATCAGGTGGAATGTTCAAAGCTATTGAATCAGGATTCGTTCAGGATGAAGTGAATAAAATTGCAGAAGCAAAAAGAAAAGATTTTGCTAAAAGAAAATCAATTTTAGTCGGAGCGAATATGTATGCAAATCCGAAAGAAGAATTACCAGAACCAAAGTCTCCCGACTATGAAACAATCTATAAAAAACGAGTTGAGTATATTCAGAAATACAGAATTAGTGGTGATGATCAGAAGCATAAAAACATTTTAGATAAACTTCAGATTATTGCTGATACAAAATCTTATGATTTAGTGGAAACAGCCATTGAAGCATACATTGACGGTGCTGCAATCGGTGAAGTTGCAAGCTCTATTCGCTCGTCAGGAAAAGAAGAAATAAAAGTTAAACCGTTAAAGATTCATCGTGCTTCAGAAATATTTGAAGAATTACGTTTTGCCTCAGAAGACTTTAGAAAAAAATATGGGCACAAACCAAAAGTATTTTTAGCCGCCATGGGACCTTTGAAACAATATAAAGCTCGTGCTGATTTTTCACGAGGATTTTTTGAAGTCGGTGGATTTGAAATTATTTATCCATCACAAGGATTTAAATCTACTGATGAAGCCGTTGAAGCAGCCATTAAATCAGAAGCAGAAATAGTAACAATTTGTTCGACTGATGAAACATATCCGGAAATTGTTCCACCAATCGTAAAGTTAATAAAAGAAAAATCACCCAAAAAGATTTTAGTTCTTGCAGGATATCCGAAAGATCAGATTGAATATCATAAAAAATCCGGAGTTGATGAATTTATTTTTCTCGGAGCAGATGCACATTCCATATTATCAAAATTGTTGAAAAGTATTGGAGTGATTGTTTAAAAAATGTTCAATGCTCAATTTTCAATGCTCAATTGGAAAGCTAAATGAATAAGAAGTACGACGAAAATAATATTGTGTTGAATAAGTCTTTTGATTTTGCACTTGATATTATTGAACTATATAAATTTCTTAAATGCAAAAATGAATTTGTAATCTCCAAACAACTTTTAAGATCTGGAACTAGCATCGGTGCAAATATAGAAGAAGCAAATGCTGCTCAAACTAAAAAAGATTTTGCAACTAAAATGGCCTTAGCTTCGAAGGAAGCACGTGAAACTCGATACTGGTTGAGATTACTGAGTAAAAGTAATTTAATAGATTATGACTATAAAAATTATTTAAACAAAATTGATGAATTAATAAGAATTATTACTGCGATTGTTAAAACGGCTCAATCCAATTTATCTAAACATTGAAAATTGAACATTGAGCATTTAACATTCTCAGCGGAGTAAAGATGAAACCAAATTTCAAAGAAATAAAACTCGACCTGACAGTAAAACAGATTTCCAAAACAGAATGGAAAGAAAAATTCAAACAGGAAACCGGAAAAACTGTGGAAGATTTTATCTGGGAAACTATGGAAAAAATACCTGTTAAACCTCTTTACACACAAGAAGATATAAAAGAACTTGAGCACACAGATTACCTCTCGGGTTTACCGCCATTCCTGCGCGGACCATATTCAACAATGTATGTTCAACGTCCCTGGACTGTTAGACAGTACGCTGGATTTTCAACAGCGGAAGAAAGCAATGCATTCTATCGCCGCAATCTTGCGCAAGGTCAAATGGGACTTTCAGTAGCTTTTGATCTTGCGACTCATCGTGGTTACGATTCAGATCATCCGAGAGTGGTTGGTGATGTTGGTAAAGCTGGAGTTGCGATTGATACAGTTGAAGATATGAAAATTCTCTTTGATCAGATTCCTCTTGATAAAATGTCTGTTTCAATGACGATGAACGGAGCTGTAATTCCGGTAATGGCATTTTACATAGTTGCTGCCGAAGAACAAGGTGTTAAACACGAACAGTTAACGGGAACAATTCAGAATGATATTCTGAAAGAATATATGGTTCGCAACACATATATCTACCCACCTGAAATGTCAATGAGAATCATTGCAGATATTTTCAAATTCACTGCGAAGAATATGCCTAAGTTTAATAGCATATCTATTTCAGGATATCATATGCAGGAAGCTGGTGCTACAGCCGATCTTGAAATGGCATATACTCTTGCTGATGGGTTGGAATATGTTCGAACCGGAATAAAAGCCGGAATGGACATTGATGAATTTGCACCAAGACTTTCATTCTTTTGGGCAGAAGGAATGAATTATTTTATGGAAGTTGCTAAGCTTCGGGCTGCTCGACTTATATGGGCAAAAATCATAAAACAATTCAATCCTAAAAATCCAAAGTCAATGTCACTGCGAACTCATTCACAAACTTCCGGTTGGTCTTTATCTGAACAAGATCCTTTTAATAATGTTGTTCGCACTTGCATTGAAGCATTAGCTGCCGCACTTGGTCACACACAATCTCTTCATACAAATTCACTTGATGAAGCCATCGCTCTTCCTACCGACTTCTCAGCCAGAATTGCAAGAAACACTCAACTTTACCTTCAGGATGAAACTTTGATCACCAAGGTTATTGATCCGTGGGGAGGTTCTTATTATGTTGAAGCATTAACTGACGCGCTTTTGCAAAAAGGCTGGCAACATATTCTTGAGGTTGAGTCTTATGGTGGAATGACAAAAGCTATTGAAGCCGGAATTCCAAAGATGCGGATTGAGGAAGCTGCTGCAAGAAGGCAAGCAAGAATAGATTCCGGTAAAGAAACAATCGTTGGTGTAAATAAATTCAGACTTGAAAAAGAAGAACCGATTGAAATTCTTGAAGTTGATAATACAGCAGTCAGACAAAATCAGATAAAAAGAATACAGGAAGTCAAACAGAAAAGAAATGAAACTGAAGTTCTGCATGCACTTGATGCAATTACAAAAGCAGCACAATCGGGTGAAGGCAATCTGCTCGAACTTGCAATTGATGCCGCAAGAAAAAGAGCAACACTTGGAGAAATTTCTTATGCAATTGAAAAAGTTTGCGGAAGGTATCAGGCAGTGACAAGAACAATATCAGGAGTTTATAGCAGCGAATATTCAAAAGATGATCAGCTTTTCAACGAAGTACGAAAGCTGACAGATGAATTTGCACAGCGAGAAGGTCGTCGTCCAAGAATTATGATTGCTAAAATGGGTCAGGATGGGCATGATAGAGGCGCAAAAGTAGTTGCAACTGCTTATGCCGATATGGGATTTGATGTTGATGTTGGTCCGCTTTTCCAGACACCTGAAGAAACAGCTAAGCAAGCCGTTGAAAACGATGTTCATGTTGTCGGAATGAGCTCACTTGCCGGTGGGCATAAAACACTTTTGCCGCAACTTGTTGATGAACTGAAAAAACTTGGAAGAGAAGACATAATTGTAATCTGCGGTGGCGTGATTCCTGTACAGGATTATGATTATCTTTATGAGCACGGAGCATCAGCTATTTTTGGTCCCGGCACAAAAATTCCCGAAGCAGGGAAGAAGATAATGGAGTTGATAAACGAAAGATTCTGATTAACTATCTATTAAAAATCAGATAGTTCATAAATATCGGTGGTTACTTTTGGGCTAAAGCCCCCATTGGCGTTTAGATTCTTTTTATCCCCGTGCTGAAGCACGGGGCTTTTTATTCCAATAATATTTATCAATAATTTTTTCAATAGCCCCAACATTCAGGTCGGGGATTAAAAATTGATGAAAAAAAATCCGGGTTTCAACCCAATTATTATTTTTTGGACTAAACATTTTGTCATTTTTGTTTTTTATAAATTATCAAATCCCACATCAATCAATTTTTTTTGCTTTGTTCGATTTCAAAGTAGATTCATTATTTTTGCTTTGT contains:
- a CDS encoding zf-TFIIB domain-containing protein; its protein translation is MIILELNKVEIDFCPNCSGIWLDEGELELLYSIDKSDSELQKLFQQTTSSKEKSYKCPICRKRMIKTQFSKTDLILDRCPQNHGIWFDKGELEKVLTIKSNSSSEKILSLLKDMFSYNKSQEAE
- a CDS encoding PepSY domain-containing protein — encoded protein: MLRITLSAVLILTVFAFSACNDNSSTAPDLGSSNQSSVLQKTSDMTKSNGQVSVLSTTQINNGAHWEVKVDMPGDGGIVKFEYFVSNNELKEIKGLTPSFNYEVEPGNSLINYSAAKQIALNAVSGGIVEWKLEFDLSDNMWQYRFRISSGKEWEVRINATNGNVIRIKS
- a CDS encoding DNA adenine methylase — encoded protein: MIKLDKYRKEEKESAKIKDLFYEYNLGAKPFLKWAGGKSQLLEKFRELYPFELKVGIIKNYYEPFLGSGAVFFHIVQNFRIENAFLYDINEELIITYKVIQRDINRLLDYLYDYQKVYYRLNKKKKQEFYYEQRTNYNLQRFNINYKSYSENWVPRAAQLIFLNRTCYNGLYRVNSKGEFNSPAGDYDNPKICDEENLLLVHKVLQLATIKACDFKEIKNDLSDHSFIYFDPPYRPLNTTSNFNSYSHHNFSDDEQKELAKVFKALHKDGHKLMLSNSDPKNVDPNDNFFDKLYEGFNIHRIQAKRMINSIATKRGEISELVITNYSNYLWEKDKKATLQVIN
- a CDS encoding PD-(D/E)XK nuclease superfamily protein, whose translation is MGKGQKGNITGNQLEAAVKTVLSGKGFEIVKYREWAKSPSNFGNELLLTNVPYTTIYKHKGNTEFLLISKKYNCTIRIECKWQQTSGSVDEKLPYLYLNVIEAMPEGKILILIDGKGWKEGAIKWLKESVEQKRYTKEDSKKKDILVFNLTDFFTWANKTFL
- a CDS encoding methylmalonyl-CoA mutase family protein → MSSEIKLEEKLNLKKDFPVPSFDEWKKQVEADIKGESFEKKLITKTYEGIELKPIYTSDDIKNIPFLNNYPGFENFVRGTKASGYHSSEWEIAQEYSYALPEELNETLRYDLQRGLNSININLDLPTQLGIDADQSKPGEVGKGGLSISGIRKMQVLFDNIDLTEHPIHINAGFSALPFTLLFAAFTRELRLSLMNLKGSITSDPYDFLLKQGYLPYSLKQIFDEIKFSTQLMIRSNSPIRTIGVSGLNYNNAGANAVQELAFAFATAVEYLEEMLNRGLAIEEVVKRFKFTFGISSFYFMEIAKFRAARILWNNILKQYNVSEENRKIYIHGKTSQYNQTIIDPYVNMLRTTTEAFSAVVGGVDALTTNPFDEVFDVPDQFSRRISRNTQIILKEESHLDQVIDPAAGSFFVEALTAQLAESAWKLFQQIDESGGMFKAIESGFVQDEVNKIAEAKRKDFAKRKSILVGANMYANPKEELPEPKSPDYETIYKKRVEYIQKYRISGDDQKHKNILDKLQIIADTKSYDLVETAIEAYIDGAAIGEVASSIRSSGKEEIKVKPLKIHRASEIFEELRFASEDFRKKYGHKPKVFLAAMGPLKQYKARADFSRGFFEVGGFEIIYPSQGFKSTDEAVEAAIKSEAEIVTICSTDETYPEIVPPIVKLIKEKSPKKILVLAGYPKDQIEYHKKSGVDEFIFLGADAHSILSKLLKSIGVIV
- a CDS encoding four helix bundle protein, with product MNKKYDENNIVLNKSFDFALDIIELYKFLKCKNEFVISKQLLRSGTSIGANIEEANAAQTKKDFATKMALASKEARETRYWLRLLSKSNLIDYDYKNYLNKIDELIRIITAIVKTAQSNLSKH
- the scpA gene encoding methylmalonyl-CoA mutase — encoded protein: MKPNFKEIKLDLTVKQISKTEWKEKFKQETGKTVEDFIWETMEKIPVKPLYTQEDIKELEHTDYLSGLPPFLRGPYSTMYVQRPWTVRQYAGFSTAEESNAFYRRNLAQGQMGLSVAFDLATHRGYDSDHPRVVGDVGKAGVAIDTVEDMKILFDQIPLDKMSVSMTMNGAVIPVMAFYIVAAEEQGVKHEQLTGTIQNDILKEYMVRNTYIYPPEMSMRIIADIFKFTAKNMPKFNSISISGYHMQEAGATADLEMAYTLADGLEYVRTGIKAGMDIDEFAPRLSFFWAEGMNYFMEVAKLRAARLIWAKIIKQFNPKNPKSMSLRTHSQTSGWSLSEQDPFNNVVRTCIEALAAALGHTQSLHTNSLDEAIALPTDFSARIARNTQLYLQDETLITKVIDPWGGSYYVEALTDALLQKGWQHILEVESYGGMTKAIEAGIPKMRIEEAAARRQARIDSGKETIVGVNKFRLEKEEPIEILEVDNTAVRQNQIKRIQEVKQKRNETEVLHALDAITKAAQSGEGNLLELAIDAARKRATLGEISYAIEKVCGRYQAVTRTISGVYSSEYSKDDQLFNEVRKLTDEFAQREGRRPRIMIAKMGQDGHDRGAKVVATAYADMGFDVDVGPLFQTPEETAKQAVENDVHVVGMSSLAGGHKTLLPQLVDELKKLGREDIIVICGGVIPVQDYDYLYEHGASAIFGPGTKIPEAGKKIMELINERF